Proteins from a single region of Choristoneura fumiferana chromosome 27, NRCan_CFum_1, whole genome shotgun sequence:
- the LOC141443358 gene encoding uncharacterized protein, giving the protein MQCSECPETVDTFREFVHHVREHKPSLKYYCQYCNFKYNEANQIILHILKHQHNQCETCGESFISPSALKSHVDAYKKPNTRTPKRKITEQDLTCNICQKVTKSLNGLRAHKLLHTDRQRDHVCDRCGKAFFTKDTLKAHRIIHDNPEPVVCKICKKGFLTMTRLKKHVRTHSSERNFECDVCHKSFKLKYQLRGHMACHSDVMRYACQHCDKSFRHSSVFKTHQRLHTGARPYVCHVCSKDFANWSNCNKHMLRKHGATLAKTVLTPQGKVPINPKTGKPKQFHDPELVKDWSEQILRKRERKK; this is encoded by the exons ATGCAATGTTCGGAGTGTCCAGAGACGGTGGACACTTTCCGCGAGTTCGTACACCACGTCAGAGAGCATAAACCGAGTTTAAA GTACTACTGCCAATACTGTAATTTCAAATACAACGAAGCCAACCAAATAATCCTCCACATATTAAAACACCAGCACAATCAGTGCGAAACATGCGGCGAATCCTTCATCTCACCATCAGCACTCAAATCCCACGTGGACGCCTATAAAAAACCCAACACCAGAACGCCCAAGAGAAAAATCACCGAACAAGACTTGACTTGCAATATATGTCAGAAAGTGACAAAAAGTCTGAACGGTTTAAGAGCTCATAAGCTCTTGCACACGGATAGACAAAGGGATCATGTTTGCGATAGATGTGGTAAAGCATTTTTTACCAAGGATACATTGAAAGCTCATAGAATAATACATGATAATCCGGAACCTGTGGTGTGTAAGATTTGTAAGAAGGGGTTTTTGACTATGACAAGGTTGAAGAAACATGTCAGAACGCATTCTTCGGAGAGGAATTTTGAATGCGACGTGTGTCACAAGAGTTTCAA GCTAAAGTATCAGCTGAGAGGACACATGGCGTGCCATTCTGATGTCATGCGGTACGCGTGCCAACATTGTGACAAGAGTTTCAGACACAG CAGCGTGTTCAAAACCCACCAGCGCTTGCACACGGGGGCCCGTCCGTATGTCTGTCACGTCTGCAGCAAGGACTTCGCGAACTGGTCCAACTGTAACAAACATATGCTAAGGAAACACGGCGCAACGCTGGCCAAGACTGTCCTCACGCCGCAG GGCAAAGTCCCCATCAACCCGAAGACCGGGAAACCAAAGCAGTTCCACGACCCAGAGCTGGTCAAAGACTGGAGCGAGCAGATTCTTCGGAAGCGGGAGCGCAAGAAATAG